TGATCGCTTATGTCCCTGGATAATGTCAATTGCTCATAGGAATCCGCCGTTTCTTGGTATTTTTGCACATTATCCATAAATATTTTATCGGCAATCAATTGGTTGGAAACTTGCGCATACTTGGCAAAAATCAGATCAAGCCGCAAATTCGTTTGAATAATCGTTTCCTGTGAACTGGCTTCCGCTTTATCGGTAATGGTTTGCTTGGCAACCTCAAACGAAATGATGCCAACTAGCAATACAAACAGCACGATGCTGACAAAAAACGCCAGAAACAATTTCATTCCGACAGATCTGGCAGGGTTGAATTTATGCAGATTCATTGCTTCACCGCCCTAATAGGAATAAGCTGGAATGCTTCTTATTTCGACAAAAAAGTTTGGAATCCTTTAAAATGAGACAGAAAATCTTTCAAATTCTTTTCCGCATCAAGTTAAGCGGAGCGACCGGCTGATCGGTGCGCACGCGGACAATTTGCAGCGGGTGGCGGGCGGCATCAAGCCGATTGCCTTCCTCGTCGCGAATTTCCGTGACAGTCTGCCGGAATAACGTTCCACTCGGGCCGAAAAATTCAATTTCCTGGCCTGTTTTGAAATGATTTCTTTGTTGAATGCGCGCGCATTTTGACTCTTCATCGTAATCGAGCACAACACCGGCGAAATCGTATGCCGCGGCTTTCTCCTGTTCGCCGTAGATATGGTCCTCGTGGCCGGGTTTGCCAAAATAAAATCCCGTATTCAAAGGGCGGTTGGCCGCTTTCCAGATATCTTCGACCCACTCCCGTTGCAATTCATAATGGTCGGGGTCGGCCAAATAAGCGTCAATCGCCCGCCGGTACGCGCTGACCACAGTCGCGACATAATGCAGGCTGCGCATCCTCCCTTCAATTTTAAAACTGTCGATTTCCGCATTGATCAGCGCGGGAACATGTTCGATCATGCCCATATCCTTTGCGCTCATCGCAAACGGATCATCGTCCTGGTCGTTTATTTGAAAAGCAAAGTCGTCAAGCGCCTTTTGGCCGCCTTGCTCGTACAAATCGTATTTCCAGCGGCACGATTGGCAGCAACCGCCGCGGTTCGAGTCCCGGCCGGTAAAATGATTGGACAAAACACAGCGTCCGGAAAAAGACGAGCACATCGCGCCATGAATGAACGTTTCAATCTCGATATCCACGCGGCGCTTGATTTCGCGAATGTCTGCGAGGCTAACTTCCCGCGCCAATACAACGCGACTTAGCCCTTCTTCTTTCCAAAACCGGACGGCTTGCCAATTCATTGTCGATTGCTGCGTGCTCAGGTGAATCTCCAATTGCGGAGCCGCTTGTTTGGCTGCTTCGATAATGGCCGGATCAGCGGCGATGATGGCGGATATTCCCGCTTCCTGCAAGCCGCGCAAATAGTCGGGTATGCCGTCCAAATCTTCATTATGCGCATAAATATTGGCCGCCACAAAGACTTTTGCGCCATATTGGCGCGCAAACGCCACGCCTTCCCGCATCTCGTCCAGGGTAAAATTATCGGCATTGGAGCGCAGTCCGTATTTTTGCCCGCCTATATATACAGCATCGGCGCCATAGTGCACCGCAAATTTCAGCTTTTCCAAATTTCCCGCCGGGGCAAGCAACTCCGGGCGTTTCAATGTCCGCCCGCTTTTCGTCGCCCGCGTTTTGGGCATGTCCAATGTTGCCGTCATGTTGTCCGACCTGCCTTTCCAATCAGCTCTAGTAAACTTGTTCTTTGTAAAAAAATCCGTATGAAAGTTCCCGCTTCGGGTCCTGCTTTCGTTTGATCGCTTTCAGCCAATCTTCATTGAATTCATATGTCGCGGGGTTCGCGACGTAAGCGTCAATCGCTTGCCGGTAAGCTCTCAATACGGTTTCATTGTAGTCCGCCGGTTTCAACAATGCTTCAATTTTGATGCTGTCAATTCCGCCATCCAGCAATTCCGGCAAATTTTCAATCATGCAGATGTCGTCCGAACTCATAATATGCGTACCGTTGACATCCTCGAAAATGGGGAATGTTTGATTCGGACGCTCCGACTCCACCAGATACATGCCCCGCGCCTTATCGTACGTTTCCGCGCCCGTATCTTTATGCGCATGCCGCATGAAATGCGTAATCAATTCCCTTTTGGAATGATAAATATTTGTCATGCCGTGAACCTGGACCTGCACTTCCAGATTGGCGCGGCGTTTGAATTCCAGCACTTGCTCCATATTCAGTTCTCTCGCCAGGACGGC
This genomic interval from Bacilli bacterium contains the following:
- a CDS encoding peptidase U32 family protein, whose amino-acid sequence is MAKKPELLINAGNLDEVIRYIQAGANAVNVGEQRFGMRLPGDMDLTEINKAVAEAHKLKANIIVSVDNIMDNRILDALPGYLRALQEVNVDAIVFGDPAVWRAAKAHAPRLRLHWSAEMTSTNYATANFWAAKGVARAVLARELNMEQVLEFKRRANLEVQVQVHGMTNIYHSKRELITHFMRHAHKDTGAETYDKARGMYLVESERPNQTFPIFEDVNGTHIMSSDDICMIENLPELLDGGIDSIKIEALLKPADYNETVLRAYRQAIDAYVANPATYEFNEDWLKAIKRKQDPKRELSYGFFYKEQVY
- a CDS encoding cache domain-containing protein; translated protein: MNLHKFNPARSVGMKLFLAFFVSIVLFVLLVGIISFEVAKQTITDKAEASSQETIIQTNLRLDLIFAKYAQVSNQLIADKIFMDNVQKYQETADSYEQLTLSRDISDQFNKYLLVDSAIDSIQLIYLDGSKAVIGQGSIKEGVEKEPWFKEVVEAKGKLVWIPSLDSASGSKTKAFAVARVIKDVNSLQNIGIIVLKVKLDSISEELAAVKLSDN
- a CDS encoding U32 family peptidase yields the protein MTATLDMPKTRATKSGRTLKRPELLAPAGNLEKLKFAVHYGADAVYIGGQKYGLRSNADNFTLDEMREGVAFARQYGAKVFVAANIYAHNEDLDGIPDYLRGLQEAGISAIIAADPAIIEAAKQAAPQLEIHLSTQQSTMNWQAVRFWKEEGLSRVVLAREVSLADIREIKRRVDIEIETFIHGAMCSSFSGRCVLSNHFTGRDSNRGGCCQSCRWKYDLYEQGGQKALDDFAFQINDQDDDPFAMSAKDMGMIEHVPALINAEIDSFKIEGRMRSLHYVATVVSAYRRAIDAYLADPDHYELQREWVEDIWKAANRPLNTGFYFGKPGHEDHIYGEQEKAAAYDFAGVVLDYDEESKCARIQQRNHFKTGQEIEFFGPSGTLFRQTVTEIRDEEGNRLDAARHPLQIVRVRTDQPVAPLNLMRKRI